GCTCCACGACCTCCCGCAGCGCCGCCGTGAACTCCCGCGTCTCCTCGGGGCTGATGAAGCGCGACAGCGACTGCTCGATCAGCTCATCTGGGCGGAAGCCGAGCAGCGCGGACACCGCGTCGTTGGCCTGCAGAATCTTGCCCTCGAGGTCGGACACGAACACGGGGTCCGGAGCGTTCTTGATCAAGCTCTCGGCGTAGGCCCGGGCCTTGTCCAGCTCCCGCATGTCGCGCAGGATGCCGATGACGCCGATCGCGCGACCGTTGGGATCGCGCAATGCGGAGGCGTTCAAGCTCGTAGGAATGACCTCGCCGCTCGCGCTGCGTGGGTTCAGGACCACGTTACGCATGACACCCCGTTCGACCACTTCGCGTAGGGCCGCCGTGAACTCCCGCGTCTCCTCGGGGTTGATGAAGCGCGAGAGCGACTGCTCGAGCACCTCATCTTGGCGGAACCCGAGCAGCTGGGAAACGGCATCGTTGGCCTGCAGGATCTTGCCTTCGAGGTCGGAGACGAACACCGGGTCCGGGGCGTTGGCAATGATGATGTCGGCATCGAGCGAGCCGTAGGACTTCACGCCGCTGGCGTAGCCCTCGACCATGCCTTGTCGCGAGCGGAGTTCCGGTTGCCTAGCCATGTCGGCTCCCCTTGTCAATGACGAACGCGTTTGCGTGGGTGGTTCGGGTCGGCCGGTGGGCGGTAGCGACGATCTTCACATAGGGTCCCACCGCGGCGAAGGAAGCGCCGCCGAAGGCCGGCGTAATGGCGAGCAGGAGCGGCGAGGAGCCAGGGCGCATGGCCGCCTCTCATGTTCTCCGAGCCGTCCAGCAGGTGTGAGCGGCGTCGTTGGAGGGATCCGCGCGACGGTGGCGCTCGAGAGAGGCCCGGGCTCGGGCCGGACCATGTCCGGCAGGCCAGTCCCGTAAGCGATGCAACCTACCTGCAGGGGTCGCCGCGTCAAGGCAGGTGTGGAAGCATGAGGGCGAGGTAGCAAGGAGGGCCGACTTGCGGGAGCGACCCCCCCGCGTACCTTGCAGTTGCTATGACGACTGTCAGGACGACGCCTCGGGGCTTCACGCTCATCGAGATCCTCGTCGTGATCATCGTGCTGGGCCTCCTCGCCGCGCTGGTCGGCCCCCGCATCCTCGGCAGGGTCTCCGAAGCAAAGAGCGCCACGGCCCGCACCCAGATCGAGCTGCTCGGACTCGCGCTCGATAACTACCGCCTCGACAACGGGATGTATCCCACCAGCGAGCAGGGACTTGGGGCGCTGCAGGAGAAGCCGACGCGCGAACCGATTCCCCTGAACTGGCGGGGTCCCTACCTCCGCAAGGCGCTGCCGCTCGACCCCTGGGGGCGCCCCTACATCTATATGAGCCCGGGCGAGCACAACCCGTCGGGCTACGATCTCTCCACGTTGGGACGCGACGGCCAACCGGGTGGGGAAGACGAGGACGCGGACATCGCGAGCTGGAAGTGAGGTGCGCTCACAGGTCCCGCTCCTGTCGCGCCTGGACCACAAGCCGCTGGCCCACGACCGCGTAGACCACCTGGATTTCGTGGGTCAGGGGATGCCCCTCCTGCCAGCCGCGACTGACGAGCATCAGACGGCTGGGCATCATGGAGACGAGAGCGCCGGGCACGCCGGAGGCGGCCATCACGTCGCCTGGAGTCATCAGGTCCGGCCTGGCTCCGGGTCGAACGACATCGATCGAGGTGAGCACGTCACCGGCCTGCCGCCGGAGGATGAGGCTGCGCGCGCCGGCGCGACCGACCACCGGCAGCGCGGCGAGCACCGGCTCCGGCGCAGAGTTGATGTTAACGAAGCCGTCGCTCCACACCGTGACATATGGGGCCACGGCGAGCGCCAGTGAGTCGTCCACGCCAGGGAGCAAGGTGAGCTCGCTGAGCCGTCGCACCGGGCTCTGTTTGAGGGCCGCAACGACGGCATCCGCGCGGTTCTCGGTGGCGAATTGACCAAAGNNNNNNNNNNNNNNNNNNNNNNNNNNNNNNNNCGCCGCGACGCGGAAGCGCGCGGTCCCAAGCTCGACGTCGCTCAGCGACGGAAGGCCGGCGTTGAGCTCGCGAAACATCGCGATGAGCTCGGTCGAGCCATGCGCTGAGTCGAGCATCGCCTCGATCCGGACGGTGGCGGCCAGGATCCCACTTTCCGCGGCATAGCGCGCGACCGTGCGCGCGCGCAGGCTCGCCAGCATGGCCGCCTCCAAGCGCGCTTCCCGCGCGACCTCGGCGACGATCGCGCCGAGCACGACCAGCAGCCACAGGACGAAGATCAGCGCGACGCCGCGCTGATCGCGGCGCTTCACCATGGCTCGGTGGGCGGAGCGGGAGGGGCGGCGGGGGC
This DNA window, taken from Deltaproteobacteria bacterium, encodes the following:
- the gspG gene encoding type II secretion system protein GspG, which encodes MTTVRTTPRGFTLIEILVVIIVLGLLAALVGPRILGRVSEAKSATARTQIELLGLALDNYRLDNGMYPTSEQGLGALQEKPTREPIPLNWRGPYLRKALPLDPWGRPYIYMSPGEHNPSGYDLSTLGRDGQPGGEDEDADIASWK
- a CDS encoding general secretion pathway protein GspK, whose translation is FGQFATENRADAVVAALKQSPVRRLSELTLLPGVDDSLALAVAPYVTVWSDGFVNINSAPEPVLAALPVVGRAGARSLILRRQAGDVLTSIDVVRPGARPDLMTPGDVMAASGVPGALVSMMPSRLMLVSRGWQEGHPLTHEIQVVYAVVGQRLVVQARQERDL